The following are from one region of the Cryptococcus deuterogattii R265 chromosome 8, complete sequence genome:
- a CDS encoding ribosome biogenesis protein MAK21 translates to MPKRGSKSTKLQKGLVNKQPASPEKQPKERKNISDALRQAVIDLGGDEEDLDLIDGVDEDDVAPPQKTAEKPTDEKSLKKELGDFMKGLDFGSVEIAAVESSEEADERSDEEEEDFEGSGEEEEASEVDDEDEEEAEEEDGEESDEEVILKAGVPAKETAPSKPTEETPKSGSTVPKDVDSSSGTNVSASTSWPSLVPPLPSVTSLPNLHPHDLNNLRQKASNLLMNLPPLSRASSSSDQAFISQILQSGTHQDKLSALVLIVRESPVHAVKELDKLRGMAGWKEDGIGGGGNKDQRVAVMKALADWWVGGGGKEQGKLKYFADQPLLAHPQLTDRHLLMYAFEDYLKKWFFNILQVLEVLSHDTLPFVRTQALHIIFRLLAGNAEQEQNLLRLGVNKLGDIDRPVASKASHHILTLLQAHPAMKAVVAREVSTLVLRPSGAVASAAPSTHIKFDDDKGKKATAAAKAEAVGHGRYYGLITLNQMTLTRKDQDVAGRLVDLYFEVFREILGDPNGPEEEEEQAEDSEEVGEDKVQKVAGKVEKWRGRRKGAKPKGGRKTALEEEELVETTKAKLVAAILTGINRALPFAKLDETMFSSYMDTLFKITHAGTFNTSIQALLLIFKVSTTESDSRQAISDRFYRALYDSLFDNRLVTSSKQAMYLNLLFKAMKADDRIQRTMAFVKRLLQMLGMHQPPFICGALYLLGELFSTTPGLKRMLIEPEDDGEEHFVDADADEQERDRSTEKPARVVIGKDYDGRKRDPQYANADSSCLWELTPFLNHFHPSVSLQANQLLHSQTLTGSPDISLNTLISFLDRFVYRNPKKTIQPKGASIMQPAAASDKSGMVVKGEGEAGVMVNSEAFWRKKIEDVPVEMMFFHRYFAEKLKMKEKRGKDKERSTKGSEFGESGSEGDEDEDEEMEDSDEDKSENEKEDEDADSDAAEDDEDSDPEEAEIWKAMKATMPRADDDMGLSEDQDDDISISESSDDHEESDEDEEDEDEAEEVSGEDEEEDEESDEEPAIPDTKGKKRAARSPSPASSASSFPDFDDEDDDVISLSDVDMPNIVLDGKISDVEDEAEIGGKRKKKGEERKERRKKRRELPTFGSYEDYRALIEQAGSEED, encoded by the exons ATGCCGAAGAGGGGCAGCAAATCCACAAAGCTCCAGAAGGGCCTTGTCAACAAGCAACCTGCGTCTCCAGAGAAGCAAccaaaggagagaaagaataTCAGCGATGCTTTGCGACAAGCGGTCATTGAtcttggaggagatgaggaggatttGGACTTGATCGACGGcgtggatgaagacgatgtgGCTCCTCCCCAAAAGACGGCTGAAAAACCTACCGATGAG AAGTCATTGAAAAAGGAGTTGGGTGACTTTATGAAGGGTTTGGACTTTGGCAGTGTAGAGATCGCTGCGGTAGAGTCTAGCGAAGAAGCTGACGAAagaagtgatgaagaagaagaggattttGAAGGGTCcggcgaggaggaggaagcaagCGAAGTagacgacgaggacgaagaggaagctgaggaggaggatggtgaagaatcAGACGAAGAAGTTATCCTCAAGGCCGGAGTGCCGGCAAAGGAAACTGCTCCTTCAAAACCCACCGAGGAAACTCCCAAGTCTGGTTCTACTGTTCCCAAGGATGTCGATAGTTCCAGTGGCACG AATGTGTCAGCCTCTACCTCATGGCCCTCTCTCgttccccctcttccctcagTTACTTCCCTCCCCAATCTTCACCCGCACGATCTTAATAATCTTCGCCAAAAAGCTTCCAACCTTCTTATGAACCTTCCTCCGCTTTCTCGagcatcctcctcttccgatCAGGCGTTCATCTCCCAGATTCTTCAATCTGGTACCCACCAAGATAAGCTCTCTGCTCTCGTTTTGATTGTCCGAGAAAGTCCAGTCCATGCTGTCAAGGAGCTTGACAAGCTTAGGGGAATGGCAGgttggaaggaggatggtatTGGAGGCGGCGGTAACAAGGACCAGCGTGTGGCTGTGATGAAGGCCTTGGCGGACTGGTgggttggtggtggtggtaaaGAACAGGGCAAGCTTAA GTACTTTGCCGATCAGCCTCTTCTGGCCCATCCTCAATTGACTGACCGACACCTTCTCATGTACGCTTTCGAGGACTACCTCAAGAAATGGTTCTTTAACATATTGCAAGTGTTGGAAGTCCTCTCCCATGACACCCTTCCTTTCGTCCGAACGCAGGCTTTgcacatcatcttccgatTATTAGCTGGCAACGCTGAGCAGGAGCAAAACCTGTTGCGTTTGGGTGTCAACAAACTT GGTGACATTGACCGCCCTGTGGCTTCCAAGGCCTCACACCACATtctcactcttctccaagccCACCCTGCCATGAAGGCCGTTGTTGCCCGAGAAGTATCTACCCTCGTCCTTAGACCTTCCGGTGCTGTCGCTTCCGCTGCCCCTTCTACCCACATCAAGTTTGACGACGATAAAGGCAAGAAGGccactgctgctgctaAGGCCGAGGCCGTTGGCCACGGCCGATACTATGGATTAATCACCCTAAACCAAATGACTTTGACCAGGAAGGACCAGGATGTCGCCGGAAGACTTGTCGATCTTTACTTTGAGGTTTTCCGAGAAATCCTCGGTGATCCCAATGGGcccgaagaggaggaagaacaagccGAGGACAGTGAGGAAGTGGGTGAGGATAAGGTACAGAAGGTGGCGGGCAAGGTTGAAAAATGGCGTGGACGACGTAAAGGCGCTAAGCCCAAGGGAGGTCGCAAGACGGCTttagaagaggaggaactTGTTGAAACAACCAAAGCCAAGCTTGTCGCTGCTATTCTTACCGGTATCAACCGTGCACTTCCTTTCGCCAAGCTTGACGAGACCATGTTTAGCTCTTACATGGACACTTTATTCAAGATCACACACGCTGGTACCTTCAACACCTCCATTCAAGCGCTtctgctcatcttcaaggttTCGACAACCGAAAGCGATTCCCGCCAGGCCATCTCTGACCGATTCTACCGAGCTTTGTATGACTCCCTATTTGACAACAGGCTGGTGACCTCATCAAAGCAAGCCATGTACTTGAATTTACTCTTCAAGGCCATGAAGGCAGATGACAGAATCCAAAGGACTATGGCGTTTGTGAAGAGGTTACTGCAAATGTTGGGAATGCATCAACCTCCATTCATCTGCGGCGCTCTGTATCTTTTGGGCGAG TTGTTCAGCACTACTCCTGGACTCAAGAGGATGCTCATTGAAcccgaagatgatggagaagagcacTTTGTGGACGCCGACGCTGATGAGCAGGAGAGGGACAGGTCAACTGAAAAGCCTGCTAGAGTGGTGATTGGCAAGGATTACGATGGTAGAAAACGTGATCCCCAATATGCCAATGCCGACAGCAGTTGTCTTTGGGAACTT ACGCCCTTCTTGAAccatttccatccctcAGTCTCCCTTCAAGCCAACCAGCTCCTCCACTCGCAAACTCTTACGGGATCTCCTGACATCTCCCTCAATACCCtcatttctttccttgaTCGCTTTGTTTATCGTAACCCCAAGAAGACCATCCAGCCTAAGGGTGCCTCCATCATGCAGCCCGCTGCCGCCTCCGATAAATCTGGAATGGTTGTTAAAGGCGAAGGCGAAGCAGGTGTGATGGTCAACAGTGAAGCCTTCtggcggaagaagattgaggatGTACCTGTCGAAATGATGTTTTTCCATCGGTACTTTGCtgagaagttgaagatgaaggaaaagagaggtaaggacaaggagaggagTACCAAAGGATCTGAATTTGGAGAGAGCGGGAGTGAAGGtgacgaggacgaagacgaggagatggaggacaGTGACGAAGATAAGAGTGAaaatgagaaagaagatgaggatgccGATTCCGATGCCgctgaggatgatgaggactCCGATCCTGAAGAAGCCGAGATTTGGAAG GCTATGAAAGCAACTATGCCCCGTGCGGACGACGACATGGGTCTTAGTGAGGatcaagatgatgacatTAGTATCAGCGAATCTAGTGATGATCATGAGGAAagcgatgaggacgaggaagacgaagatgaagcggaagaggtcagcggcgaggacgaggaggaggacgaggaatcTGATGAAGAACCTGCTATTCCTGATACTAAGGGCAAGAAGCGTGCGGCACGCTCTCCATCACCAGCCTCCtcagcatcttccttccctgACTTcgacgacgaagatgacgatgtcatttctctttctgatGTTGATATGCCCAATATCGTCCTTGATGGCAAAATCTCagatgttgaagatgaagccgAAATTGGaggcaagaggaagaagaagggcgaggagaggaaagaaaggaggaagaagagacgggaGCTACCTACCTTTGGTAGCTACGAGGATTACAGGGCACTCATTGAGCAAGCGGGGAGCGAGGAAGATTAG
- a CDS encoding CD2 antigen cytoplasmic tail-binding protein 2: MSKRAAPSSLPDQKRTRFAPSHTTHSISPSGTPASLEDDDAYLNDDFESNAAATRQKARRSLRDTGGYASDSSGDEEGVVPSRRPGAKDDDEDDVDMFADDVDEGKGKDKGKPKEKEFMDLEDIEGQEFDKLSQAKDDSDSETEEVKTGLDGDMGIDITPFNMKNELAEGRFTAGGETYVANDEDPNDKYDVWLSDLDKEEIKKARRAHREQQRLEEEREAKEAGGGEEKEKKEQELLQAALGLMERGETVLEALQRLGKQVEDERKKMEAGSKKKSWAERQKERKVLMAAQEEQTDSIHTSNPFTNLSNIVSGLTTIGHLDVYSLSRESIQRMLPAPADGAHNPPRAAPPPQPAADNRQFQYRFSMAYVRNLPEDQRPVEREAFGPFSLLQLRGWRSTGFFGPSCENVELRLVPDGGEPGQWGPWTEVVGQ, encoded by the exons ATGTCCAAGCGTGCCgccccatcctctttgCCGGACCAAAAACGAACCAGGTTCGCTCCTAGTCATACAACtcattccatctcccccAGCGGCACCCCAGCTTCCCTCGAGGACGATGACGCGTATCTCAACGATGATTTTGAGTCCAACGCAGCTGCTACCCGCCAAAAAGCCCGAAGAAGCCTAAGAGATACTGGTGGTTACGCCTCTGACTCAAGCGGAGACGAAGAGGGTGTTGTGCCGTCCCGACGGCCGGGCgccaaagatgatgatgaagatgatgtggacATGTTTGCCGACGACGTAgatgagggaaagggaaaagacaAGGGAAAGCccaaagagaaggagtttATGGACCTGGAAGACAttgaagggcaagagtTTGACAAGCTTTCACAAGCAAAGGATGATAGCGATTCAGAGACtgaagaggtgaagacCGGGCTAGATGGGGATATGGGTATCGATATCACGCCTTTCAATATGAAGAACGAATTAGCTGAAGGAAGATTCACTGCCGGTGGAGAGACATATGTCGCCAATGACGAAGACCCGAACGACAAGTACGATGTTTGGTTAAGCGATCTtgataaggaagaaatcaagaaAGCGCGAAGAGCTCATCGGGAGCAGCAGAGacttgaagaggaaagagaagcaaaggaagctggaggaggagaggaaaaggagaagaaggagcaggagtTGCTGCAAGCTGCACTAGGACTtatggaaagaggagaaacCGTGCTTGAGGCGCTTCAGCGTTTGGGCAAGcaagtggaagatgagcgaaagaagatggaagctggctcaaagaaaaaaagctGGGCCgaaagacaaaaggaaaggaaagtTTTAATGGCAGCCCAAGAGGAGCAGAC CGATTCTATCCACACCTCTAATCCCTTCACAAATCTTTCCAACATTGTATCGGGCCTTACTACCATTGGCCATCTTGATGTCTATTCCCTATCACGGGAATCCATCCAAAGGATGTTACCTGCCCCCGCGGACGGAGCTCATAACCCTCCTCGAGCAGCTCCTCCGCCTCAGCCGGCAGCGGACAACAGGCAGTTTCAGTACAGGTTCTCAATGGCCTACGTTAGGAACTTGCCGGAAGATCAACGACCAGTTGAACGTGAAGCGTTTG GGCCATTCTCATTACTACAGTTACGGGGATGGCGTTCCACAGGTTTCTTTGGGCCTTCGTGTGAGAACGTCGAGTTGAGACTGGTACCAGATGGCGGTGAGCCCGGGCAATGGGGTCCTTGGACAGAGGTCGTGGGGCAATGA
- a CDS encoding U3 small nucleolar RNA-associated protein 10, producing MSSFAQQLQSIASLDASRLTSAYGAPSGKSYLFPPDVASSHDIDSIFDLAQSGFDELLSLDPEMGEFEEELFSEAAKRTDRMVLSKEENDNLDRTLGRCLRRLSKWIRLMAGGKCIEWLVRRFRVHEMNVDEVLRAFLPYHESPNFPRILAILTIPKTSPYYATFAPLVKNAQPIPRSYIVTSISPAKDKSLVLLGDIASMVQQAIKEDVVHHALLTFWTATLVDLLEVARHGKGANEGVVKQLVESFVTLLETPKAGEDVNAAVYPPLVLLTRTVPLADEPFLAVVSSLLTPGTGSNPSQRMLTLLVILNDRPVWSLGLGEHATENLAKVSQLGEILVAAMNKYKFEKALNIVVKSMLEKPGLHSKALATVLEHESLPISVTELASTNLLQLGSSTDSEEIKAACKSLLTNLRERHPSIVDTAFLQASASLEIDAHPVDHDLVQKPTEEVAFLEVYAADISSRVAGVKSVIEMAKKGEEIESSITALEARLSDTDENVVNALYEQSKALLEILPVEKYIAGVKPVFWAVSPLPHIIGLHLDFISQHLLTSHPEAGKQIYESLLFPTFLSTEKRQPLTKSQALKLLNGGFKKLDKLNKIGPEIGKAREEGMKGAQRGNLVIARALADATVASSTFEDDVSFLIAQLDSTTSSARLLAYLILHSLVITLRGPRQLSTCLSILKYLSPRLAGHSLRDLKHADENVNTVYMESVYKKTEETRTTLRATVSILAAMSKVAKPSGQIVWLSGESKAKDASYKTFAQQIYLWANTAILPANVAQSLLRSLLTQLGEEALLFLSSVWTCSTSPAPLRTSALKHALAFIHAYATLPTSPAAQGQPVDFQVILPQILIALQDSDKDVRRVAVDVLRSVEGGEGMGDVYALDTVYGDRSEMTQLLKSIDRKKYIETLLEVAEEFVIDPLRLKAFHTEVLNMQSGKNRKESAHRRAIIGFLMSHVASYRAIHARLVLLSLLSDVHDTSILRSAIPLLASLLGDKSEERNWLSSTPDGQQALYLQALMGSLRVQSISVLGEAGGEGWEFLLNLLDASKSSRFIARLRILSFKAMVGGVFSALGPHQQIEYITALIQCIHALPTDDALDTVKVLEKLGIQPSILIELIDHLSDPLEMSVNRKRQRQDAADDDKPTQAVHELTTLVDSRSWPSIPASAPLVASLMSILSALLTKRLIIKEGIDYLEQQVLGAILALVERIIDAQEIQRAHVGIEVIIKVIRASTNPRTAQRALLVASELARLIPDAVLHNVMPIFTFMGASDFQRDDAYTFGVVEKTVSRIVPVMTESLKEKAQNSLELYTESLTFLSIFTDMAGRLPRHRTLPFFVHLVKSLGASDYLAPVCMLLVDRATTRAGRNKESMSNVLELPANLAAAFDISVKTEVLSEIVQELARLIDDLSKTDKEAFLSQTISENDATDRPLRQITYLLSFLSSLLGQLRGKACSQVPVQSVVRQLIVLAASTSQPVMATTDIPSNLHKALASTMLLLSADNFLGVTVDLLTDGSEQDIIMSLDVFAERLPLIKSEVRLRCAKIIAAILKKIGNLLAAPGATVSAALEAVKSVTKTAIAQEDGALASVLPAVVGCVGKVKESAVVVAALSLIELLVRRLAARTIPIIQSILDTSLNLIKSTKSAAAVTNQAFVTLSSVIETIPTFVSSKQLSAILITTIDYRTVEETRPSSLFTTLAKKIRTKSLFPVLIEVWKTVQEKGGDSEMKGFFEMLRLTLKNATRDDLPSMLKPVFAFFLDVFDLRHRLQLKGVDTKVINDVEESAIGSFLELVTKLNEPTFKPLFIRLYDWAVIDLAEGKNVDNGRLIERKIVLLHVMMGLLTKFKNLLSPYMGTLLPHIQELLPAFATGSVRSEPLWTLLLNVLGKSFEVDSGAFWTDALEIELLPQLVAQVPLFLSIAPSSQNLRPISSCLANLAGSTTAENVLRRLNTAVCLATRSDDPKARLAALDALGAIWDAQAEEMVGLVPETVSEFLAELLEDESKDVEIAARVVLAKIEKVTGSLKEYLE from the exons ATGTCCTCCTTCGCCCAACAACTCCAGAGCATCGCCTCTCTCGATGCATCCCGGCTTACATCAGCCTACGGTGCTCCTTCCGGGAAATCTTACCTCTTTCCCCCTGATGTCGCCTCTTCCCATGACATCGATTCCATCTTCGATCTCGCCCAGTCCGGCTTTGACGAACTTCTCTCTTTAGACCCTGAGATGGGAGAatttgaggaagagctgTTCAGTGAAGCTGCGAAGAGGACGGATAGAATGGTGCTgagcaaggaggagaatgatAATCTGGATAGGACCTTGGGAAGatgtttgagaagattgagtAAATGGATCAGGCTTATGGCTGGCGGAAAGTGTATCGAATGGCTGGTCAGAAGGTTCAG GGTGCACGAGATGAACGTCGACGAGGTTCTTCGAGCCTTCTTACCCTACCACGAATCCCCCAACTTCCCTCGTATCCTCGCCATCCTCACCATTCCTAAAACATCGCCTTACTACGCTACATTCGCTCCTCTAGTAAAGAATGCTCAGCCTATTCCCCGATCATATATCGTCACTTCCATTTCACCTGCCAAGGACAAGTCTCTTGTCCTCCTAGGTGACATCGCCTCCATGGTCCAACAAGCGATCAAGGAAGATGTCGTGCACCATGCTTTGCTTACCTTTTGGACCGCTACCTTGGTTGACTTACTGGAAGTTGCTAGACATGGAAAAGGTGCCAACGAGGGTGTTGTGAAGCAACTCGTGGAGAGCTTTGTGACCCTGCTTGAAACACCCAAGGCAGGCGAAGACGTGAAC GCTGCCGtttatcctcctctcgtTCTCCTCACTCGCACAGTTCCTCTTGCCGACGAACCGTTCCTCGCCgtcgtctcttctcttcttacaCCGGGTACTGGTTCCAATCCTTCACAGCGTATGCTCACTCTTCTTGTGATTCTCAACGACCGTCCCGTCTGGTCCCTTGGTCTTGGCGAGCATGCCACTGAGAATTTGGCCAAGGTCAGCCAGTTGGGTGAGATCCTCGTTGCCGCCATGAACAAGTATAAGTTTGAAAAGGCACTCAATATTGTGGTTAAGAGTATGCTCGAGAAGCCCGGCTTGCACTCCAAGGCTCTTGCTACTGTTCTTGAGCACGaatctcttcccatctctgTTACCGAGCTTGCCTCTACAAATCTTTTGCAGCTTGGTTCATCTACCGACTCCGAAGAAATCAAGGCTGCCTGCAAATCACTCTTAACCAACTTGCGAGAACGTCATCCTTCGATCGTGGACACTGCGTTTCTCCAAGCTTCTGCATCTTTGGAGATTGATGCTCATCCTGTCGATCATGATCTTGTGCAAAAACCTACCGAAGAGGTTGCTTTCCTTGAAGTGTACGCTGCCGATATTTCTAGTCGAGTGGCTGGTGTCAAGTCAGTCATCGAGATGGCCAAGAAGGGCGAAGAAATTGAGAGCTCCATTACTGCTCTTGAAGCGAGATTGAGTGATACCGATGAGAATGTTGTGAACGCGCTCTATGAACAGTCCAAGGCATTGTTGGAGATCTTGCCTGTCGAAAAGTATATTGCCGGTGTCAAGCCTGTTTTCTGGGCCGtttcccctctccctcacatTATTGGACTTCATCTGGATTTCATCTCccaacatcttctcacCTCCCACCCTGAGGCTGGAAAACAAATTTACGAgtccctccttttccccacTTTCCTCTCAACCGAAAAACGTCAACCTCTTACTAAGAGTCAGGCATTGAAGCTGCTCAACGGTGGGTTCAAAAAGTTGGACAAATTGAACAAAATTGGCCCTGAGATTGGTAAGgcaagggaggagggtatgAAAGGTGCACAAAGGGGAAATTTGGTTATTGCTAGGGCTTTGGCAG ACGCTACTGTGGCCTCATCCAcctttgaggatgatgtttCTTTTCTTATTGCACAGCTCGACTCTACCACTTCTTCGGCGCGTCTTCTTGCTtatctcatcctccattctcTCGTCATTACCCTCCGTGGGCCCCGTCAACTTTCGACTTGTCTCTCTATTCTCAAGTATCTCTCTCCTCGATTGGCTGGTCACTCTTTGAGGGACCTTAAGCACGCGGATGAGAACGTCAATACTGTATATATGGAAAGTGTCTACAAAAAGACCGAGGAGACCCGCACAACTCTGAGAGCGACTGTCAGCATCTTGGCAGCTATGAGTAAGGTTGCCAAACCTAGTGGCCAGATCGTCTGGTTATCCGGAGAGAGCAAAGCGAAGGATGCTTCTTACAAGACTTTTGCCCAGCAAATCTACCTTTGGGCCAACACTGCCATTCTTCCTGCTAATGTTGCCCAGTCTCTTCTCCGCTCTCTTCTCACCCAGCTCGGCGAAGAAGCCCTTTTGTTCTTGTCTTCTGTCTGGACTTGTTCCACTTCTCCCGCCCCTTTGCGCACTTCAGCGCTCAAGCATGCCCTTGCCTTCATCCACGCCTATGCTACCCTTCCTACTAGCCCTGCTGCTCAAGGTCAACCCGTGGATTTCCAAGTGATTTTGCCTCAGATTCTGATTGCTTTGCAGGACAGCGATAAGGATGTTAGACGAGTGGCGGTTGATGTTCTAAGAAGCGTGGAGGGCGGTGAGGGAATGGGTGATGTTTACGCTTTGGATACTGTTTACGGTGACCGATCTG AAATGACTCAACTTCTTAAGTCAATTGACAGGAAGAAATACATTGAAACACTCCTTGAAGTCGCTGAAGAATTTGTCATCGACCCTCTGAGGTTGAAAGCTTTCCACACTGAGGTGCTCAACATGCAGTCCGGCAAGAATAGGAAAGAGTCTGCCCATCGTCGAGCGATTATTGGATTCCTCATGTCCCATGTTGCCTCTTACCGAGCTATCCACGCTCGTCTTGTTCTCCTGTCCCTCCTTTCTGATGTACACGACACTTCTATTTTGCGAAGCgccatccctcttctcgctAGCCTCTTAGGCGATAAGTCCGAGGAACGTAACTGGTTGAGCAGCACGCCTGACGGACAGCAAGCTCTGTACTTGCAGGCTTTGATGGGCAGCTTGAGGGTGCAGAGCATCAGCGTTCTTGGTGAAGCTGGcggagaagggtgggagTTCCTTCTCAACTTGCTGGATGCCTCGAAATCATCTC GTTTCATCGCCCGACTTCGAATCCTTTCTTTCAAAGCCATGGTTGGCGGTGTTTTCTCCGCCCTTGGACCTCACCAGCAGATTGAATATATCACTGCTCTTATACAGTGTATTCATGCTCTCCCTACTGACGATGCTCTTGATACTGTCAAGGTGCTTGAGAAGCTCGGCATTCAGCCGAGCATTCTCATTGAGCTGATTGACCATTTATCTGATCCTTTGGAGATGAGCGTCAAtaggaagaggcagaggcaggaTGCTGC AGATGATGACAAGCCTACACAGGCAGTACATGAACTCACCACCCTTGTCGACTCTCGCAGCTGGCCTTCCATTCCCGCCAGTGCTCCTCTTGTAGCATCTCTCATGTCTATCCTTTCTGCTCTCCTCACCAAGCGGCTCATTATCAAGGAAGGTATTGATTATCTCGAACAGCAAGTTCTCGGTGCCATCCTTGCTTTGGTTGAACGAATCATCGACGCCCAGGAGATCCAGAGGGCTCACGTCGGTATCGAGGTTATCATCAAGGTCATAAGAGCCTCTACCAACCCTCGAACTGCTCAACGAGCATTGCTTGTTGCGTCCGAGTTGGCTAGGCTTATCCCTGATGCCGTGTTGCATAACGTCATGCCCATCTTTACCTTCATGGGTGCAAGCGATTTCCAGAGGGATGATGCGTACACCTTTGGTGTGGTCGAAAAG ACTGTTTCTAGGATCGTCCCTGTCATGACCGAGTCtctcaaggagaaggcgcAGAACAGCTTGGAGCTCTATACTGAGTCTCTGACTTTCTTGAGTATCTTCACTGACATGGCTGGCCGTCTGCCCCGCCACCGCACCCTTCC TTTCTTCGTTCACCTTGTCAAATCTCTCGGCGCTTCCGATTACCTCGCCCCCGTCTGCATGCTCCTTGTTGATCGCGCGACTACTAGGGCCGGCAGAAATAAGGAATCGATGTCTAATGTCCTTGAGCTTCCCGCCAACTTGGCCGCAGCCTTCGACATTTCAGTGAAGACCGAAGTGCTTAGTGAAATCGTGCAGGAGCTGGCTAGGTTGATTGATGACCTCAGCAAGACCGATAAGGAGGCATTCTTGAGCCAAAC TATCTCGGAGAACGATGCGACCGATCGTCCCCTCCGCCAGATCACATACCTCCTTTcgttcctctcctctctacTCGGTCAACTACGAGGCAAAGCTTGCTCTCAAGTACCTGTACAATCTGTTGTTCGCCAGCTCATCGTGCTTGCCGCTTCAACGTCCCAGCCTGTTATGGCGACTACCGACATCCCCTCCAACTTACATAAGGCCCTTGCCAGCACCATGCTTCTCCTTTCCGCAGATAACTTCTTGGGAGTCACTGTAGACTTGCTCACTGACGGCTCAGAACAGGATATCATCATGTCCCTTGATGTCTTTGCCGAGcgccttcctctcatcAAGTCCGAAGTCCGCTTGCGTTGCGCTAAGATTATCGCTGCAATCCTCAAGAAGATCGGTAATTTGCTGGCTGCGCCTGGAGCCACAGTCAGTGCAGCTTTGGAGGCTGTCAAATCTGTAACTAAGACTGCGATTGCTCAAGAGGATGGCGCCCTGGCCAGCGTTTTACCTGCCGTCGTGGGCTGTGTTGGGAAGGTCAAAGAGAgtgctgttgttgttgctgctttgTCGTTGATTGAATTATTAGT TCGACGTCTGGCCGCACGAACAATTCCCATTATCCAGTCCATCTTGGACACTTCCCTCAACCTTATTAAATCTACCAAATCGGCTGCTGCAGTCACCAACCAAGCCTTTGTCACCCTTTCTTCAGTCATTGAGACCATCCCTACCTTCGTTTCCTCCAAACAGCTCAGTGCTATTCTGATCACCACCATCGATTATCGAACAGTCGAGGAAACCAggccctcctccttgttcACCACACTCGCCAAGAAAATTCGCACAAAGtctcttttccctgtcCTCATAGAAGTTTGGAAGACAGTGCAAGAAAAGGGCGGCGACAGTGAAATGAAGGGTTTCTTTGAAATGTTAAGGTTGACATTGAAGAATGCGACAAGGGATGATTTGCCTAGCATGCTCAAGCCTGTCTTCGCTTTTTTCTTGGATGTGTTCGACTTGAGACATCGATTGCAACTCAAGGGTGTTGATACAAAGGTTATCAACGACGTGGAAGAGTCTGCTATCGGATCTTTCCTCGAGTTGGTTACTAAGCTCAACGAGCCGACATTCAAGCCATTGTTCATCAGGCTGTATGACTGGGCCGTCATTGACTTGGCTGAGGGCAAGAATGTCGACAATGGGCGTTTGATTGAAAGGAAGATCGTGCTCCTCCACGTGATGATGGGCCTGCTTACCAAGTTCAAGAACCTTCTCTCACCCTATATGGGCACACTTCTCCCACACATCCAAGAGCTTCTTCCCGCCTTTGCGACTGGCTCCGTTCGCTCAGAGCCTCTCTGGACCCTCCTCCTTAACGTCCTCGGCAAATCCTTCGAAGTCGACTCTGGCGCCTTCTGGACTGACGCTTTGGAGATCGAGCTCCTTCCTCAGCTTGTCGCGCAAgttccccttttcctttccattgctccttcttcccagaaCCTCCGGCCCATCTCCAGCTGTTTAGCGAACCTTGCTGGCAGTACCACTGCTGAAAATGTCTTGAGACGCCTTAACACGGCAGTGTGCCTTGCTACTAGGTCTGACGACCCGAAGGCAAGGTTGGCTGCCCTTGATGCTCTCGGTGCCATTTGGGACGCTCaggcagaggagatggtAGGCTTGGTGCCAGAGACTGTAAGCGAGTTCCTGGCGGAgttgttggaagatgagagcaAGGACGTGGAAATTGCGGCGCGTGTTGTGTTGGCCAAAATTGAAAAGGTAACAGGTAGCTTGAAGGAATATCTCGAGTAG